DNA from Acetobacter aceti NBRC 14818:
GGAGAATGTCTATGACTCCCCGACCGGACATATCCTGCTGATCCCGCAGGGGGCGAAGCTGATTGGTCGTTATGATTCCCAGATCGCCTATGGCCAGACCCGTGTGCTGCTGGTCTGGACCCGGCTGATGCGCGGGGCGACTGATTCGATCGTGTTGGAAAACGAACCTGCCGCCGATGCGGCGGGCTTTGCCGGGTTGCAGGATCAGACCGACAACCATTGGGGCGAGGTGTTCAAGGCGGCTCTGGTGTCAACCGTTCTCAGCGTCGGCTCCGAGGCCGATATCAGCGGCGGCAACGGCATCGCCCAGGCGTTGCGCACCGGCGGCTCGCAGGGCTTCAACCAGATCGGTGAGCAGATCGTCGGACGGTCGCTGAATATTCAGCCCACCAACATCATCCGGCCGGGCTTTCCGGTGCGGGTCATGGTGCATCGCGATCTGGTTCTTTCCCCCTACAGACAGGAGGCTCCCCGATGACAAAGCTCAGGCTTGGGCCGATTGAGAATGACAAACCGGTGCGGCTGACCATTGAGCTACCGGCCGCCGTACATCGCGATCTGGTTGAATACGGGCGGTTGCTGGCGCGTGAGAGCGGTCAGGCCGAGATCGCAGTAGCGAAGCTGATCTCACCAATGCTCGCTCGTTTCATGGGGGCGGATAGGGGCTTTCGGAAGCTGCGCGGGGAGAGGTAACTCGCCAATAGGGCTTTGCCCGGTCACGCATGAAGGCGACAAATTTTCCTACGACAGGATCTTCGCTTTCAGCACGCCAGACCAGATTGATCTTGAAGCCGGCATTTCCCTCGCCGATCGGGATGAACTTCAGGCCGGGGAGGTTCAGAGTCGAATAAGTCTGTGCAGCGACGGTGATACCGTATCCTGCCCGCACGAAGGCGAGCAGGGTCATGTTTCCCGTTTCAAATATGCGCATACTGATACCGGGTAGCCGTGTGGCAAAGAAATCACGACCGATACCATCTTTTCCCCACGACCATAGAAGCAGATTTTCGCCCTTGAGGTCAGTCCATTGAAGTGTTGCTTTCCCGGCAAGAAGATGAGCCGTTGGCAAGACTGCCATCAACGGCTCGAAGTAAATTGGAGTGTGCGGGTGGCGATGAGGAAGGACGAACTCAGGAATCAAGGCAACGTCGATGTGGCGTTCGATCAATGCGGTATGAAGCGTTCTTTCACTCGGCTCGTGCGGTGTGACACTAACACCAGGATAGGTTGTCCGCCATTCGACGAGCAAATTTGTCAGGAACGCGTTCACAGGAGGAAGATGAAAACCGAGATGGACCTCTCCGATTGCTCCAAAAGAATTTCGCTTGAGCGTTTCTGTGAGTGCATTTGTCTCGCTCAGGACGCGACGGACACAGCGTAACGCTACGCGTCCCGCAGTTGTAAGTTCAATGCCAGAGGAGGTCCGTTCAAAGAGCGCAACACCCAGTTGATCCTCAAGCCGAGCAATTGCTCGGCTGACGGTTGATACTCGCAGTTGAAGGGATGATGCGGCCTTCCCGAAACTTCCAGCTTCAACAGAAGCCAGAAAATAGCGGAGTTCCGCAGTGCGCATGACGTTACACTCCTTTTCTGTTTCAATTCCTATTGGTTCCATGCGCGAGCATGTAATTGAAAGATTTAATTATTTAAGTAATATAAATAAGTACAATTATATGTAGTATTTTCAATACCATAGGGAGCCGGGATACTTTCTTCTTGAGGTGGGATAAAAATATGACTAATTCGTCAGATTGACTATTCGTGCTTGAGGTTGGACATGGCTGAACGTGCTATCCGACAGATTTCTGTTCGAAAAAAGCCAAAGCAGAGCCGCTCCACAGATCTCGTCGCAGCGATTCTCGAGGCTGCGGTTCAGGTTCTGATGGAAGAAGGGGCTTCGCGCTTTACGACGGCGCGTGTCGCCGAGAAGGCTGGTGTGAGCGTGGGGTCGCTTTATCAGTACTTTCCCAACAAGGCTGCGATCCTGTTCCGTCTCCAGGCCGATGAATGGCGCCGAACGACGGCCATGCTCAGAAATATCCTTGAGGATACCAAGCGCCCTGCGCTGGAGCGGTTGCGCGTGCTTGTTCACGCGTTCATCCGCTCTGAATGCGAAGAGGCTCCTATTCGAGTGGCGCTGGGTGATGCGGCTCCTCTTTATCGGGACGCCCCCGAGGCATCTGAAGCACGGGCTGCCGGAGATCAGGTCATGTTGAAATTCGTACAAGAAGTCTTGCCAAGAATCGCAGATAATACATGCGAACTGGTAGCCGAGCTGATCGCAACAACTTTCAGCACGGTTGGTAAAGAGTTTTCCGGAACCGCCCGTACTGACGCGGAAATCGGTGCTTACGCAGACGCCATGGCTGACATGTTTTCTGCGTGGCTTGAGCAGATATCGTCGTGCCATGGTTCTAAGGCTTCCCTTATAAATTGATACGTCGTGTGATATTTGACATCGAAGTCAAGATGCCGCGTGAAATGCCTTGCGACCCTCGACGTCCAATGCCGCGAAATCCTCGTCGGACAGAGCAATGCCGACGGCGGCAATGTTCTGTTCCAGATGCGCGACTTTCGAGGTTCCAGGAATTGGCAGCATCACCGGGCTACGCTTCAGGACCCAGGCCAGTGCGATCTGGCTCGGATGCGCGCCGTATTTCTTCGTCATGGTGTCCAGGATTGAGCCTGGCTTCGCGAGGTCGCCAGCCGCGAGCGGAAACCAGGGGATGAACCCGATATTCTGCCCGGTGCAGTAGTCGAGTATGTCCTCGCTGGTGCGATCGACGAGATTGTAGCGGTTCTGGACGGTTGCTACGTCAAAGAACTTCGAGGCAGCCTTGATGTCTTCGACGGAGACTTCGCTCAGGCCTGCATGCCGGATCAGTTTCTGGTCGATGAAGGATCGGACCGCATCGAACTGCTCGTCCGCCGGCACTTTGGGGTCAATCCGGTGCAGCTGCCACAGGTCGATCTGTTCGACGCCGAGATTGCGCAGGCTTTTGTGTACCTGCTGGAGCAGGTATTCCGGCCGCCCGACCGGCTTCCAGATGTCCGGGCTCGAACGGGTCAGACCGCCCTTCGTGGCGATCACAAGCTCCTTGGGATACGGATGCAGCGCCTCACGGATCAGCCATTCCGAGACATCCGGCCCATAGGAATCAGCGGTGTCGATGAAGTTGACGCCGAGTTCGGGAAGACGTTTCAGTGTGCGGACGGCTTCATCATGGTCGGCGGGTGGTCCCCATATCCCCGGCCCCGTAATGCGCATGGCGCCGAAGCCCAGCCGGTTGATCTTGAGATCGCCTCCGATTCTGAAGGTGCCGGATCGGGAGGCGTTGAAAGCTGTATCGGTCATGGTCCTCGGTCCTTGTTTCCAGCGGGTGGGAGCAGTCATTCCGTCATGCGGCGAAACCGCCATCGATATTGTATGCAGCACCCGTGATGATTCCGGCCTCTGGTCCGGCAAGATACGCCACCAGTCCAGCGATCTCTGAGCCCGTGGCATGGCGTTTGATTGCCATAAAACCATGCATCACGTCCTTCAGCGGACCATCGGCAGGGTTCATATCGGTATCGGTCGGCCCGGGCTGGACGACATTGACGGTGATCCCGCGCGCACCGAAATCACGCGCCAGTCCTTTGACCATGCCTTTCAATGCCGCCTTGCTGGCACTGTAGGCTGCAAGCCCCGTCATCGGCGTACGGTCGGCATTGGCGGAGCCGATGAAGATGATGCGGCCGCTGTCGGGCATATTTCGTGCGGCAGCAACTGCCGCATGATAAGGCGCGTGGATATTGATACGGAACAGCCGGTCGATGTCATCCGGCGGCATGTCCAGGGGATCACCCGCACCAAGAATTCCAGAGTTGACGACCAGCACGTCGAGAGGGCCGAGCGAGGCGATCAGCGCGATGAGAGCGTCACGGTCGCCACTGTCGGCGCAAAGGACCTCGCCTCCGGTCTCGGCCGCCAGAACTTCGGCATCGTCCGGGGAAGACAAATACGTGAACAGGACTTTCGCTCCCTCCGAAGCAAAACGGCGCACGATGGCGGCTCCAATCCCGCGGCTGCCGCCAAGCACGAGAACGGATTTACCCTCAAAACCGCTCATGACTGCGTCTCCAGAGAGACCA
Protein-coding regions in this window:
- a CDS encoding DUF2274 domain-containing protein; this encodes MTKLRLGPIENDKPVRLTIELPAAVHRDLVEYGRLLARESGQAEIAVAKLISPMLARFMGADRGFRKLRGER
- a CDS encoding LysR family transcriptional regulator; amino-acid sequence: MRTAELRYFLASVEAGSFGKAASSLQLRVSTVSRAIARLEDQLGVALFERTSSGIELTTAGRVALRCVRRVLSETNALTETLKRNSFGAIGEVHLGFHLPPVNAFLTNLLVEWRTTYPGVSVTPHEPSERTLHTALIERHIDVALIPEFVLPHRHPHTPIYFEPLMAVLPTAHLLAGKATLQWTDLKGENLLLWSWGKDGIGRDFFATRLPGISMRIFETGNMTLLAFVRAGYGITVAAQTYSTLNLPGLKFIPIGEGNAGFKINLVWRAESEDPVVGKFVAFMRDRAKPYWRVTSPRAASESPYPPP
- a CDS encoding TetR family transcriptional regulator, which gives rise to MAERAIRQISVRKKPKQSRSTDLVAAILEAAVQVLMEEGASRFTTARVAEKAGVSVGSLYQYFPNKAAILFRLQADEWRRTTAMLRNILEDTKRPALERLRVLVHAFIRSECEEAPIRVALGDAAPLYRDAPEASEARAAGDQVMLKFVQEVLPRIADNTCELVAELIATTFSTVGKEFSGTARTDAEIGAYADAMADMFSAWLEQISSCHGSKASLIN
- a CDS encoding aldo/keto reductase, yielding MTDTAFNASRSGTFRIGGDLKINRLGFGAMRITGPGIWGPPADHDEAVRTLKRLPELGVNFIDTADSYGPDVSEWLIREALHPYPKELVIATKGGLTRSSPDIWKPVGRPEYLLQQVHKSLRNLGVEQIDLWQLHRIDPKVPADEQFDAVRSFIDQKLIRHAGLSEVSVEDIKAASKFFDVATVQNRYNLVDRTSEDILDYCTGQNIGFIPWFPLAAGDLAKPGSILDTMTKKYGAHPSQIALAWVLKRSPVMLPIPGTSKVAHLEQNIAAVGIALSDEDFAALDVEGRKAFHAAS
- the bdcA gene encoding SDR family oxidoreductase is translated as MSGFEGKSVLVLGGSRGIGAAIVRRFASEGAKVLFTYLSSPDDAEVLAAETGGEVLCADSGDRDALIALIASLGPLDVLVVNSGILGAGDPLDMPPDDIDRLFRINIHAPYHAAVAAARNMPDSGRIIFIGSANADRTPMTGLAAYSASKAALKGMVKGLARDFGARGITVNVVQPGPTDTDMNPADGPLKDVMHGFMAIKRHATGSEIAGLVAYLAGPEAGIITGAAYNIDGGFAA